A genomic region of Streptomyces rimosus contains the following coding sequences:
- a CDS encoding lysophospholipid acyltransferase family protein codes for MRGHPHRGGDGREGGAVTRSGRAADGDRTPSAAGAAVGRRIGIGLMYGLWKPRVLGAWRVPATGPVILAVNHTHGLDGPMVMGTAPRPVHFLIKKEAFVGPLDPFLHGIGQLKVDRSGTDRKAVTDALTVLKNDGVLGIFPEGTRGEGNFASLRAGLAYFAVRSGAPVVPVAVLGSAERRSRAVKAVPPLRSRVDVVFGEAFAAGDGSGRRTRTALDAATTRIQERLTAHLAQARRLTGH; via the coding sequence GTGCGTGGTCACCCTCACCGAGGCGGCGATGGCCGCGAAGGCGGCGCGGTGACGCGCAGCGGACGGGCGGCGGACGGCGACCGGACGCCGAGCGCGGCCGGTGCCGCGGTCGGGCGGCGGATCGGCATCGGCCTGATGTACGGACTGTGGAAGCCGCGGGTGCTGGGCGCCTGGCGGGTCCCGGCCACCGGGCCGGTGATCCTCGCGGTCAACCACACCCACGGCCTGGACGGCCCGATGGTGATGGGCACCGCGCCCCGGCCGGTGCACTTCCTGATCAAGAAGGAAGCATTCGTCGGCCCGCTGGACCCGTTCCTGCACGGTATCGGCCAGTTGAAGGTGGACCGCTCCGGCACCGACCGCAAGGCCGTCACCGACGCGCTGACCGTGCTGAAGAACGACGGTGTACTGGGGATCTTCCCGGAGGGCACCCGGGGCGAGGGCAACTTCGCCTCGCTGCGCGCCGGCCTGGCGTACTTCGCGGTGCGCTCCGGGGCCCCGGTGGTGCCGGTGGCCGTGCTGGGCAGCGCGGAGCGCCGCAGCCGGGCCGTCAAGGCGGTGCCGCCGCTGCGCAGCCGCGTGGACGTGGTCTTCGGCGAGGCGTTCGCGGCCGGTGACGGCAGCGGCCGGCGCACCCGTACGGCGCTGGACGCGGCGACGACGCGCATACAGGAGCGGCTGACCGCTCACCTTGCCCAGGCCAGGCGCCTGACCGGGCACTGA
- the cmk gene encoding (d)CMP kinase, with protein sequence METPARTAPAAVIVAIDGPAGTGKSSTSKAVAAKLGLGYLDTGAQYRAITWWMLSNGVDVNDAVAVADASAKPVIVSGTDPAAPTITVDGLDAAGPIRTQQVTSAVSAVSAVPEVRTRITELQREIAAAAPHGIVVEGRDIGSTVLPDADLKVFLTASPEARAARRSGELTGKDAADLAATQAALIKRDAADSSRKTSPLAKADDAVEVDTTDLTLDQVVECVVTLTEAAMAAKAAR encoded by the coding sequence GTGGAAACCCCCGCCCGGACCGCCCCGGCCGCAGTGATTGTCGCCATCGACGGCCCCGCAGGCACGGGCAAGTCCAGCACCTCCAAGGCCGTCGCCGCCAAGCTCGGGCTGGGCTACCTGGACACCGGGGCGCAGTACCGCGCGATCACCTGGTGGATGCTGAGCAACGGCGTCGACGTGAACGACGCCGTCGCCGTGGCGGACGCCTCCGCCAAGCCCGTGATCGTCTCCGGCACCGACCCGGCCGCGCCCACCATCACCGTGGACGGCCTGGACGCCGCGGGACCGATCCGTACCCAGCAGGTCACCTCGGCCGTCAGCGCCGTCAGCGCCGTCCCCGAGGTACGCACCCGCATCACCGAGCTGCAGCGCGAGATCGCCGCCGCGGCCCCGCACGGCATCGTCGTCGAGGGCCGGGACATCGGCAGCACCGTACTGCCCGACGCCGACCTGAAGGTCTTCCTCACCGCGTCGCCGGAGGCCCGCGCCGCCCGCCGCAGCGGCGAGCTGACCGGCAAGGACGCCGCCGACCTGGCGGCCACCCAGGCCGCTCTGATCAAGCGGGACGCGGCCGACTCCTCCCGGAAGACCTCGCCGCTGGCCAAGGCGGACGACGCGGTCGAGGTGGACACCACCGACCTGACGCTGGACCAGGTCGTCGAGTGCGTGGTCACCCTCACCGAGGCGGCGATGGCCGCGAAGGCGGCGCGGTGA